The Pirellulales bacterium DNA window CCGCGGTCGAAGGGCTACCGGTCGACGAAGAAGTCGTGCCGGTCGTCAACGGACGCGCACGCGACGCGGCCGATGAAGACGAAGAAGAAGTCGAAGAGTCGCTCGAAGCGGACGACACGGGCAACGACGACCGCATCGACGACCCCGTGCGCATCTACCTGATGCAAATGGGCGAGATCTCGCTGCTGAACCGCCACGAAGAGATCTCGGCGGCCAAGGAGATCGAAAAGGCCCGGCGGTTGTTCCGCAACGGCATGCTGGCCAGCGACTACCTGCTGCAAGGCGCCGTGACGCTGCTCAAGAAAATGCAGCGCGGCGAGCTGCGGCTCGATCGGACGGTCGACGTTTCGGTGACCGACGCCGCGGAAAAGAAACAGGTGATGGGCCTGCTAGGCCCGAATCTGCGGACGATCGATCATCTGCTGGCACAGAACGTGCGCGATTTTCGCGTGGCGGTGTCGCGGTCGCACAAGCACCGCGAGCGCCGCGACGCTTGGCGCCGGCTCGTGTTGCGGCGCCACAAGGCCGTGCGGCTGATCGAGGAGCTGGGCCTCCGCACCGAGCGCCTGCAGCCGATCTTCGAACGCCTGCAGCAGATCTCGGCGCGGATGAGCAACCTGCTCGGCCAGATCCAGGAACTCGCGGCCATCCACGGCTCGCCGTCGCAGCTTGCAGATCTGCGCCGCGAGCTGCGGTACCTGATGAAGACCACGCTGGAAAGCCCCACGACGCTGAAGAAGCGCATCGACCGGACGATCGGGCATCAGCGCCGCTACGACGCCGCCAAGCGGGTGCTCTCGGCCGCCAACCTGCGGTTGGTCGTGTCGATCGCCAAACGCTATCGCAATCGCGGGATGAGCTTCCTGGACCTGATCCAGGAGGGCAACACCGGCCTGATGCGGGCGGTTGACAAGTTCGAACACGCCCGGGGGTTCAAATTCTCGACCTATGCCACGTGGTGGATTCGCCAGGCGATCACCCGGGCGATCGCCGATCAAAGCCGGACGATCCGCGTGCCGGTACACATGATCGAGACGATGAGCCGCGTGCGCAACGTGACCCGCGAGCTGTACCAGCTCTACGGCCGTGAGCCGAGCGTGGAAGAGACCGCCACCGCGGCGGGCCTGTCGATCGAGGAAGCCCGGTGCGTGCTGAAGATGACCCGGCAGCCGCTCTCGCTCGATCAGCCGATTGGCGAACACGACGACAGCTTCTTCGGCGAATTCGTCGAGGACGAAAGCGATGTCGATCCGCTGCACGACCTCAACCAGCAGAGCCTCAAGGACCGCATCGCCGATATCCTCGAGGGGCTCAACTATCGCGAACGCGAGATCATCCGCCTGCGCTACGGTCTGGCCGATGGCTACGCTTACACGCTCGAAGAGGTTGGCAAGATCTTTTCGGTGACCCGCGAACGCGTCCGCCAGATCGAGGCCAAGGCCGTCCGCAAGCTGCAGCACCCGGTCCGGGCCCGAATTCTTTCGGGCTTTGTCGACGGCTACGATCCGAGCGAGCATTCCGAGGCCGAGGGAGCGGAGTTCGCGTAAGCTTGTTGCGCGAGCGGCGCCCGTGCGTGGCGCCGCTCGCGCGGCGTTTAACGCGGCAGAGGCACGGCGGCGAGGATTCGCCGCATGGCCTGCGATTTGTTGAGCACGTAGAAGTGCACGCCGGGAATGCCCGCGGCGATCAACTCGGAAAGTTGCTGCGCGGCAAAGTCGATGCCGGCGTCGATCTGTGCCGTTTCATCGTCGCCGCAGCGCTCCAGCGCCGCGAGAAACTCGGCCGGCAGCTTCGCCCCGCACAAGGAGGTGATCCGGCGAATCTGATTCAGGTTCGTCACCGGCAGCAGCCCCGGCACGATCGGCACGCGAATGCCGACCGCCGTGCAACGATCGCGAAATCGTAGGAAGTCGTCGTTGCGATAAAACAGCTGCGTGATGACGACGTCGCCGCCGGCGGCCACTTTCCGGGCCAGGTTTTGCAGGTCGATTTCCGAGCTGGGGGCTTCGACGTGCGTTTCCGGGTAGCCGGCCACGGCGATGCCGAACTCGGGAAACTCGCGGCGAATCAGCGCCACCAGCTCGTTGGCATAGGCAAACCCACCGGCGATCGGGCGGAACGAGGTTTCGCCGCGCGGCGGGTCGCCCCGTAGTGCGACGATGTTTTCCACGCCGCGGCGCCGCGCCTCGGCCAGATACTCGCGCAACTGCTCGACGGTCGAGCCCACGCAGGTCAGGTGCGAGGCCACGCTCAGGCGGTGTTCGTCGCGCACCCGGGTGATGATCTCCAGGGTCTTGTCGCGGGTCGAGCCGCCGGCGCCGTAGGTACAAGTGACGAAGTCGGGCCGGTAGGCCATCAACTCGCGCAAGTGGCCGAACAGCTCCGTCTCGCCCGCGGGCGATTTCGGCGGAAACAGCTCGTATGACAAGCCGAATTTGCCGGCACCAAAAGCGTCGCCGACGCGCATCGCGATCATTTCCCTGTGGCCACCAGGTGCGGCGGCCAGACCCCGGCCCCCTGAAACGAGCGGCCAGTTTAGCAGACGAACGACAAACGCGGCATGGCTCGCGAGGCGGTTTTCGTTCGCGTTCGGCCGCCAGCACGGCGAACTCGCGGCGGGCCGAGCCGCTCAGAACTGCAGCGGGTCGCCGCTCAATTGACGCTCGTTGCGCGTCAGTTCGTACATCGCGTACAGCAACTGCTTGTCACACTCGCGCTGGGCCACGCTGCGGCGCTCGAACATCCGGGCCTGCGTAGCGACCATCACGTCGACCGGCGTTTCGCTCACCTGGCCGAACGAGCGCGCGTAGTTGACGAAGCTCGGCACGTTGGTCGTGACGAAACCGTAGACCATGCTGCAGACGCCGATCGTCTTGCCGGTGAAGATGGCCGTGTTGATCGCCGTCTTGGCGTAATCGCCGACAATGCAGCCGATGAACTGCATCCGCGTCGACACCTTGCGGCCTTGATACTCCATGTTCACCTGGCCGTAGGTGTTCTTCAGGTCGCTGTTGGCCGTGCCGGCGCCGAGATTGATCCAACTGCCCAGGTAGCTGTGGCCCAGGAAGCCGTGGTGCTGCTTGTTCGTATACGGCTCGACGACCGAGGCCTCGATCTCGCCGCCGATCTTCGTGGTGTGGCCCAGGTAGACGCCGTCCTTGATCGCCGCGTGCTCGATGACGCGAGCCCGAGGCCCGATGTGCACGGGGCCACGGAGGAAGCAGTAGGGCCCGATCTGCGCGCCGGCCTCGACGACGATCGGGCCTTTGGTCGTGTCGGTGGTCACATAGGCACCGATCTCGGCGCCGGGGGCCACAAAGAATCCGTCGCCCCGTTGTTCGAAACCGCCCGCGGCCAGCCGGGCCTCGGTGTTGGGGCCGATCAGGGCCATGTTGTGCTTGACGATCTCGTGAGGATAGGCGAGCAAGGGAAGTTCGCCTGCCTGCACCGGCAATTGCAGATGTTCAAGCAACTGGGTAACGGCTTCTTGCGTCGGATCGATCATCGGCAGCGGTTGGTCCGCGTCCAGCAATGCCGCGGCGATCAGCCCGCCCGAGGTGAGCAACGCCGGGCGACCGGCGCGGATCAGCGCTTGCAGCACGCGCTGCGCCTCGAGCGAGGGCACCAGCCGCGCGTTGATCAGCAGCCGCTGCTGACCCTGGACCGGCGCCGGCGCATGGTGCGGATAGTCGGCCTCGTACATGTCGCGCAAATGCGGGCGGACCACGCAGGTCACGTTGTCCGAAAGCGCGAGGGCCAGGTCGATTAATCGCACGCCGCCCACGGAAATCCCGAACGCCGGCCGGCTCAACGTCACCGGGTAGAGCTGCCGCACGTGGTCGTCTTCGAACAGGACGATCTTCATGGGTTCCAAACCGCAACAAGGTCCCGCCAGCGCCACCGGAGGCATGCCCTCCAGCGGCGGCATATCCTACCATAGGTCACGCCGGAAACAGGGGCTCTACAG harbors:
- a CDS encoding sigma-70 family RNA polymerase sigma factor encodes the protein MGAVARRRRRRRKATPAQRAVAPEQHPAASGARTLFCGVCRKSFCARRLRCVVGGVPAGAATAGIGCASPGKRLRGFARRALRREKERHLSKATRKNGTPVSRKVQPKPKTLPKSNPAAATKPAAPTGRKPKSRATADDPFVIDDEVSLEDFAAVEGLPVDEEVVPVVNGRARDAADEDEEEVEESLEADDTGNDDRIDDPVRIYLMQMGEISLLNRHEEISAAKEIEKARRLFRNGMLASDYLLQGAVTLLKKMQRGELRLDRTVDVSVTDAAEKKQVMGLLGPNLRTIDHLLAQNVRDFRVAVSRSHKHRERRDAWRRLVLRRHKAVRLIEELGLRTERLQPIFERLQQISARMSNLLGQIQELAAIHGSPSQLADLRRELRYLMKTTLESPTTLKKRIDRTIGHQRRYDAAKRVLSAANLRLVVSIAKRYRNRGMSFLDLIQEGNTGLMRAVDKFEHARGFKFSTYATWWIRQAITRAIADQSRTIRVPVHMIETMSRVRNVTRELYQLYGREPSVEETATAAGLSIEEARCVLKMTRQPLSLDQPIGEHDDSFFGEFVEDESDVDPLHDLNQQSLKDRIADILEGLNYREREIIRLRYGLADGYAYTLEEVGKIFSVTRERVRQIEAKAVRKLQHPVRARILSGFVDGYDPSEHSEAEGAEFA
- the metF gene encoding methylenetetrahydrofolate reductase [NAD(P)H], with the protein product MRVGDAFGAGKFGLSYELFPPKSPAGETELFGHLRELMAYRPDFVTCTYGAGGSTRDKTLEIITRVRDEHRLSVASHLTCVGSTVEQLREYLAEARRRGVENIVALRGDPPRGETSFRPIAGGFAYANELVALIRREFPEFGIAVAGYPETHVEAPSSEIDLQNLARKVAAGGDVVITQLFYRNDDFLRFRDRCTAVGIRVPIVPGLLPVTNLNQIRRITSLCGAKLPAEFLAALERCGDDETAQIDAGIDFAAQQLSELIAAGIPGVHFYVLNKSQAMRRILAAVPLPR
- a CDS encoding glucose-1-phosphate thymidylyltransferase, with the protein product MKIVLFEDDHVRQLYPVTLSRPAFGISVGGVRLIDLALALSDNVTCVVRPHLRDMYEADYPHHAPAPVQGQQRLLINARLVPSLEAQRVLQALIRAGRPALLTSGGLIAAALLDADQPLPMIDPTQEAVTQLLEHLQLPVQAGELPLLAYPHEIVKHNMALIGPNTEARLAAGGFEQRGDGFFVAPGAEIGAYVTTDTTKGPIVVEAGAQIGPYCFLRGPVHIGPRARVIEHAAIKDGVYLGHTTKIGGEIEASVVEPYTNKQHHGFLGHSYLGSWINLGAGTANSDLKNTYGQVNMEYQGRKVSTRMQFIGCIVGDYAKTAINTAIFTGKTIGVCSMVYGFVTTNVPSFVNYARSFGQVSETPVDVMVATQARMFERRSVAQRECDKQLLYAMYELTRNERQLSGDPLQF